A stretch of Microtus pennsylvanicus isolate mMicPen1 chromosome 5, mMicPen1.hap1, whole genome shotgun sequence DNA encodes these proteins:
- the LOC142850387 gene encoding antiviral innate immune response effector IFIT1-like isoform X1, whose protein sequence is MRENAGADQVKENLLQLSCHFTWSLLFEDADIPDLEMRISEQVEFLDIKGPVGMHNLLAYVRHLKGQHEEALQSLRKAEALIQEEPLGKRSVVTWGNCAWVHYHMGSLAEAQSYLDKVENTCKDFASPFRCRMECAEMDCEEGWALLKCGGRNYSRAMACFAKALEAEPENPEYNTGYAIAAYRQDFDDNNISLGPLRKAVMLNPADPYIKVYLALKLQDIGEREEAERHIEEALSSTFCQTYVFRYAAKYYRREGCIDKALQLLHKALQTSPNSGYLHFQIGLCYREQMFQMKTPRNTPSRRQGSTQEMAQLAICEFQKTVELRPTFDVAYVCMAEMHAEIHQYEEAEANFQMVLNMQNLTGHRKQDIHLRYGRYQQFHQKSEDKAITHYLKGLKIEEPSYAWRKLLIALEKVADKRIKNEVRFVESVSLLGLVHKLKGNMQESLMYYEKALRLTGEMNPEF, encoded by the coding sequence AGAGAATGCTGGTGCTGATCAGGTCAAGGAGAATCTCCTTCAGCTGAGCTGTCACTTCACGTGGAGCTTGCTGTTTGAAGACGCTGACATACCCGATTTGGAAATGAGAATCTCAGAGCAGGTAGAGTTTCTAGACATCAAGGGGCCAGTGGGGATGCAcaacctcctggcctacgtgagACACCTGAAAGGCCAGCATGAGGAAGCCCTGCAGAGCCTGAGAAAAGCAGAAGCCTTGATTCAGGAAGAGCCACTGGGCAAGAGAAGTGTGGTGACCTGGGGCAACTGTGCCTGGGTGCATTACCACATGGGCAGCTTGGCAGAAGCCCAGAGCTACCTGGACAAGGTGGAGAATACTTGCAAGGACTTTGCAAGTCCCTTCCGCTGCAGGATGGAGTGTGCCGAGATGGACTGTGAGGAAGGCTGGGCCTTGCTGAAGTGTGGAGGACGGAATTATAGTCGCGCCATGGCCTGCTTTGCAAAAGCTCTGGAAGCTGAGCCTGAAAACCCCGAATACAACACTGGCTATGCAATAGCCGCCTATCGTCAAGACTTCGATGACAATAATATTTCTCTGGGACCCCTAAGGAAGGCTGTCATGTTAAATCCAGCAGATCCATATATTAAAGTTTATCTTGCCCTGAAACTTCAGGAtataggagaaagagaagaagcagaaagacacaTTGAAGAAGCCCTCAGCAGCACATTCTGTCAAACCTATGTCTTTCGTTATGCAGCCAAGTATTACCGAAGGGAAGGCTGCATAGACAAAGCTCTCCAACTCCTACACAAGGCCTTGCAGACATCACCTAACTCTGGCTACCTGCATTTCCAAATAGGGCTCTGCTACAGAGAACAAATGTTCCAAATGAAGACACCCAGAAACACACCGTCCAGAAGGCAGGGCAGCACGCAGGAAATGGCCCAACTGGCCATTTGTGAATTTCAGAAGACTGTGGAACTGAGGCCCACGTTTGATGTAGCTTACGTTTGCATGGCTGAAATGCACGCAGAAATTCACCAATatgaagaagctgaggcaaaTTTCCAGATGGTGCTAAACATGCAGAACCTTACAGGTCACAGAAAACAAGATATCCATCTACGCTATGGCCGTTATCAGCAATTTCATCAAAAATCAGAAGACAAGGCGATCACCCACTACTTAAAAGGTCTAAAAATAGAAGAACCGTCCTATGCCTGGAGGAAACTACTCATAGCTTTGGAGAAAGTGGCtgacaaaagaattaaaaatgaagttcGATTTGTGGAGAGTGTCAGCCTCCTTGGGTTAGTCCACAAGCTGAAAGGAAACATGCAAGAGTCCCTAATGTACTATGAGAAGGCTCTGAGGCTCACTGGGGAGATGAACCCTGAGTTCTGA
- the LOC142850387 gene encoding antiviral innate immune response effector IFIT1-like isoform X2: MGENAGADQVKENLLQLSCHFTWSLLFEDADIPDLEMRISEQVEFLDIKGPVGMHNLLAYVRHLKGQHEEALQSLRKAEALIQEEPLGKRSVVTWGNCAWVHYHMGSLAEAQSYLDKVENTCKDFASPFRCRMECAEMDCEEGWALLKCGGRNYSRAMACFAKALEAEPENPEYNTGYAIAAYRQDFDDNNISLGPLRKAVMLNPADPYIKVYLALKLQDIGEREEAERHIEEALSSTFCQTYVFRYAAKYYRREGCIDKALQLLHKALQTSPNSGYLHFQIGLCYREQMFQMKTPRNTPSRRQGSTQEMAQLAICEFQKTVELRPTFDVAYVCMAEMHAEIHQYEEAEANFQMVLNMQNLTGHRKQDIHLRYGRYQQFHQKSEDKAITHYLKGLKIEEPSYAWRKLLIALEKVADKRIKNEVRFVESVSLLGLVHKLKGNMQESLMYYEKALRLTGEMNPEF; encoded by the coding sequence AGAGAATGCTGGTGCTGATCAGGTCAAGGAGAATCTCCTTCAGCTGAGCTGTCACTTCACGTGGAGCTTGCTGTTTGAAGACGCTGACATACCCGATTTGGAAATGAGAATCTCAGAGCAGGTAGAGTTTCTAGACATCAAGGGGCCAGTGGGGATGCAcaacctcctggcctacgtgagACACCTGAAAGGCCAGCATGAGGAAGCCCTGCAGAGCCTGAGAAAAGCAGAAGCCTTGATTCAGGAAGAGCCACTGGGCAAGAGAAGTGTGGTGACCTGGGGCAACTGTGCCTGGGTGCATTACCACATGGGCAGCTTGGCAGAAGCCCAGAGCTACCTGGACAAGGTGGAGAATACTTGCAAGGACTTTGCAAGTCCCTTCCGCTGCAGGATGGAGTGTGCCGAGATGGACTGTGAGGAAGGCTGGGCCTTGCTGAAGTGTGGAGGACGGAATTATAGTCGCGCCATGGCCTGCTTTGCAAAAGCTCTGGAAGCTGAGCCTGAAAACCCCGAATACAACACTGGCTATGCAATAGCCGCCTATCGTCAAGACTTCGATGACAATAATATTTCTCTGGGACCCCTAAGGAAGGCTGTCATGTTAAATCCAGCAGATCCATATATTAAAGTTTATCTTGCCCTGAAACTTCAGGAtataggagaaagagaagaagcagaaagacacaTTGAAGAAGCCCTCAGCAGCACATTCTGTCAAACCTATGTCTTTCGTTATGCAGCCAAGTATTACCGAAGGGAAGGCTGCATAGACAAAGCTCTCCAACTCCTACACAAGGCCTTGCAGACATCACCTAACTCTGGCTACCTGCATTTCCAAATAGGGCTCTGCTACAGAGAACAAATGTTCCAAATGAAGACACCCAGAAACACACCGTCCAGAAGGCAGGGCAGCACGCAGGAAATGGCCCAACTGGCCATTTGTGAATTTCAGAAGACTGTGGAACTGAGGCCCACGTTTGATGTAGCTTACGTTTGCATGGCTGAAATGCACGCAGAAATTCACCAATatgaagaagctgaggcaaaTTTCCAGATGGTGCTAAACATGCAGAACCTTACAGGTCACAGAAAACAAGATATCCATCTACGCTATGGCCGTTATCAGCAATTTCATCAAAAATCAGAAGACAAGGCGATCACCCACTACTTAAAAGGTCTAAAAATAGAAGAACCGTCCTATGCCTGGAGGAAACTACTCATAGCTTTGGAGAAAGTGGCtgacaaaagaattaaaaatgaagttcGATTTGTGGAGAGTGTCAGCCTCCTTGGGTTAGTCCACAAGCTGAAAGGAAACATGCAAGAGTCCCTAATGTACTATGAGAAGGCTCTGAGGCTCACTGGGGAGATGAACCCTGAGTTCTGA